The proteins below are encoded in one region of Elusimicrobiota bacterium:
- a CDS encoding type IV pilus twitching motility protein PilT → MNIEELLKLVIEKKGTDLHLKAGLPPMVRIHGDIEPLVDGEKLTSAKIKELISKYIGIDEEKKMQENKEYDFACELSGIARFRGALFIQKGNYGVVFRMIPMIIPSIDSLNIPSVLKDIAMTKQGLVLVTGPTGSGKSTTQAAIINEINETSKKNVITIEDPIEFVHTDKKSIINQREIGMDTQTFGTALKSALRQDPDVILVGEMRDPETISTAITAAETGHLVISTLHTNDTKQTIDRIIDSFPVEQQSQVRFQVSLFLIAVVAQRLIKRKDEKGMVVAMEIMINTPFIKSLIAESKTGQISKAIEDSSSFYKTQSFNQSLLSLYKNDVITMEEALATSNNPSDLKIQIQSVDFAKKTGGTK, encoded by the coding sequence ATGAATATTGAAGAACTCTTAAAATTGGTTATTGAAAAGAAAGGAACCGATTTACATTTAAAAGCCGGTTTACCTCCAATGGTTCGTATTCACGGTGATATTGAGCCGCTTGTAGACGGTGAGAAACTTACGTCTGCAAAGATAAAAGAGTTAATTTCAAAATATATAGGGATTGATGAAGAAAAGAAAATGCAAGAAAACAAAGAATATGATTTTGCTTGTGAACTGTCTGGAATAGCAAGATTCAGGGGAGCTCTTTTTATACAAAAGGGGAATTATGGGGTTGTATTTAGAATGATACCCATGATAATTCCCTCTATTGATAGTTTAAACATACCTTCTGTATTGAAAGATATAGCTATGACTAAACAAGGACTGGTTCTTGTAACAGGTCCCACTGGTAGCGGGAAATCAACAACTCAAGCGGCAATAATAAATGAAATTAATGAAACATCCAAAAAAAATGTTATTACAATTGAAGACCCGATTGAGTTTGTTCACACAGATAAAAAATCAATAATAAACCAAAGAGAAATTGGTATGGACACTCAAACATTTGGAACAGCGTTAAAATCAGCATTAAGACAGGACCCGGATGTTATTCTTGTCGGCGAAATGCGTGACCCTGAAACAATTTCAACCGCTATTACCGCTGCTGAAACAGGACATCTTGTTATATCAACATTGCATACGAATGACACAAAACAGACAATTGATAGAATAATTGATTCATTTCCTGTAGAACAGCAATCACAAGTTAGATTTCAAGTTTCACTGTTTCTAATCGCAGTTGTTGCACAGCGTCTTATTAAAAGAAAAGATGAAAAAGGTATGGTTGTTGCTATGGAAATAATGATAAATACACCTTTTATAAAATCATTAATTGCAGAAAGCAAAACAGGACAAATTTCAAAAGCGATAGAAGATAGTTCTTCTTTTTACAAAACGCAATCATTTAACCAGTCACTTCTATCACTTTATAAGAATGATGTTATTACTATGGAGGAAGCGCTTGCTACAAGCAATAATCCGTCAGATTTGAAAATACAGATACAATCGGTAGATTTTGCAAAAAAGACAGGGGGAA
- a CDS encoding type IV pilus twitching motility protein PilT: MEIFDILTTAVKKGASDIHIVVGKPPMCRHVGEMKTIEGFADIINPDEAKRLIYSMLYDEQKKKFEEDLELDCSFNLPNVSRFRVNVLMHRNGIGAVLRVISSKIPSPEQLRLPEAITKLAGLARGLVLVTGPTGSGKSTTLACLMDLVNTTRKDHILTVEDPIEFVYESKGCVVTQREVGQHTLSFGAALKHALREDPDIVLVGEMRDLETIGAAITIAETGHLVFATLHTTDAPSTVDRIIDVFPPHQQQQVRMQLSTSLQAVISQTLIQTVDGNSRIAAREIMIATPAISNLIREGKTHQLYQTIEVGAKAGMISLDKVLGGLVRDGLIKMEDALAKAHNPEMVKAAISGR; encoded by the coding sequence ATGGAAATTTTTGACATTTTGACTACAGCAGTAAAAAAGGGGGCTTCGGATATACATATCGTTGTAGGCAAACCACCTATGTGCCGCCATGTCGGTGAAATGAAGACTATTGAAGGATTTGCCGATATAATAAATCCTGATGAAGCAAAGCGGTTAATCTATTCAATGTTGTATGATGAACAAAAGAAGAAATTTGAAGAAGACCTTGAATTAGATTGTTCTTTTAATTTACCTAATGTTTCAAGATTCAGGGTAAATGTTTTAATGCACAGAAATGGCATTGGTGCTGTACTCCGTGTAATTTCTTCTAAAATACCGTCACCTGAACAATTACGTTTACCGGAAGCAATTACAAAACTTGCAGGTTTGGCAAGAGGACTTGTACTTGTAACAGGACCTACTGGCAGCGGTAAGTCAACGACGCTCGCTTGTTTGATGGATCTTGTAAATACAACCAGGAAGGACCATATTCTTACTGTTGAGGATCCTATTGAGTTTGTTTATGAATCAAAAGGTTGTGTTGTTACTCAAAGAGAAGTCGGGCAACATACACTTTCTTTCGGTGCGGCATTAAAACATGCTCTTAGAGAAGATCCCGATATAGTACTTGTAGGTGAAATGAGAGATCTTGAAACAATCGGAGCAGCAATAACAATTGCCGAAACCGGGCACCTTGTTTTCGCTACACTTCACACAACCGATGCTCCTTCAACAGTTGATAGAATCATTGATGTTTTTCCGCCGCACCAGCAGCAACAGGTAAGAATGCAGCTTTCCACTTCACTTCAAGCGGTTATATCTCAAACGCTTATTCAAACTGTTGATGGTAACTCGAGAATTGCAGCAAGAGAGATTATGATAGCTACCCCTGCAATTTCAAATCTTATAAGAGAAGGTAAAACGCACCAGTTATATCAGACAATAGAAGTAGGGGCAAAAGCAGGAATGATATCTCTCGATAAAGTTCTTGGTGGTCTTGTTAGGGATGGATTGATAAAAATGGAAGATGCTTTAGCGAAAGCGCATAATCCGGAGATGGTAAAAGCAGCAATTTCCGGCAGATAG